GGTCAGACATAATGGCTCAACCCACAAATGAAAGGAGCAACGTTAGCAATAAATCATGTGACATAGCTTTGACATTAAGAATGATTTCTTGCATCTTAAACTGGAAGGCTTGAATCGAAAAAGACAGTACCACAACATGGGGGAAAGTCAACATTCAAGCAACGAGACTATGCAGATGTAAAGGGTGCAGGCGGGTAAGGGTTTCGATTTACCCCATACCCTTCCCTATACAATTACAAAAACCTTTAAATTTTCATTACTCATGCGTCAACCCTAAAGGTCTCTGTTGAATACTTTGTGGTATTGGTTGTATGGAATTAACTTTTCTTTAAATTACTTCACCTGTGTTTATGATGCTGAATCCTTGGTTGACTCCGAGCCATTTTGTCATGCTGGGGTTACAATTAACTTTCGCGATCGCCCATAGTGGCGGTGCGGCACTGCGCCCTTGGGCAGAAAAGTACATTGGGCCAAGGCTTTATCGCATTGTTTTTGCATTAGTCAGTTTACCTTTGGCTGTCATATTGATTGTTTACTTTTTTAATCACCGTTATGATGGCTTACGACTATGGCAGGTACAGGAAGTACCGGGTGTAAAAGAAGTAGTTTGGTTGCTCTCAGCGATTTCGTTTTTATTTTTGTACCCTGCCACTTTCAATCTACTAGAAATTGCTGCCATTCAAAAGCCCCAAGTACACTTGTATGAGACGGGAATTATACGCATTACCCGCCATCCCCAAATGGTCGGGCAGGTTATTTGGTGTGTTGCTCATACTCTGTGGCTAGGTACAAGCTTTACCCTGGTGACATCTTTAGGGTTGATTCTGCACCATATATTTGGTGTTTGGCATGGCGATCGCCGTTTAAGTAACCGTTATGGCGAAGCCTTTGAAATTGTCAAACAACGCACATCAATCATTCCCTTTGCAGCAGTTATTGATGGTCGTCAATCTCTCAAATGGCAGGAATTTCTTCGTCCTGCTTATTTAGGCGTGGCTATCTTTGTCGCTTTATTATGGTGGGCGCACCCTCTGTTACTTGTAGCGACTAGTAGGCTAGACTGGTAGTTTTGCATGATCCCCACTATCACAAGAAAATCCTAACTCAATGAAAATTTCTACTTATCAATTGCTACAAATCAATGTAGGATAAATGGAAACAGCTGTTAGTGGGGGTGTGCTGATCCGTTTTTAAACTTTTATAGTGGTATGTTACCAAGCAATAAAATCTCTTGGGGAGTATTCGCCAAGCAGTCAAAATACTCTCTCCAGCAGAAATAATTGCGAGGCTAACCGCCTAAAATCAATTTTTAGAATCTCCTACTTTTTTCCCAATTAAAAGCAAAGTTGAAAGACAGCAGCTATAAAACCTTAACTAGCTTGCTAACTTCTTCTGCTGATAGCTAGTTTGATAGTAAAACCCTATAGGTCTAGAAGCGTCATGGTGTTGTCGGTTAGTGAGCGGACATTTACTCAAGAAGTTTTAGAATCTCCAGTTCCGGTTTTAGTAAATTTTGAAGCGCCTTGGTGTGGGTTGTGTCGCATTATCCACCCCCTGTTACTTCAGTTTCAGTCTCAATGCGGCGAACAAATTAAATTAGTTAGGATCAACGCTGACGAAAATTTTAAACTTTCTAATACCTATCGCCTAAAGTCCTTGCCCACACTACTTTTGATTGAAAATGGCATAGTTCGCCATCGTCTAGAAGGATTTCGTGGCAGAGACGACCTCAGGTTGGCTTTAGAAGAAATCAAACTCAGCTATACCAACCGTCCCAAAGCTTACAGTAGTTCTAAAGCAGCAGATTTAGAATGTCAGACTGTGTAATGGGAAGTTGGGGACTAGGGAGTGGGTACTGGGTTAAATTGTTTCTCAGTTCCTACTGCCTACTCCTTGTTTCTTATTCCTCAAATCTAAAACCATGCTTAATACCCCACCCAATTGTTATCGGGTGGGGTATTTTATCCTCAAGGGTGTGTGTCACAATTATTAACAGTTCCGACAAGTTAGTCAAGAATCCTAAAAGTACCCGTCAGTGATGGAAGTAATCTATGAATATGCCTGGCTAATTCCAGTATTGCCGCTTTTAGGGGCGATGCTGGTCGGTGTCGGCTTAATTTCGTTCAATCAGACGACAAACCGCCTGCGGCAGCTCAACGCTGTTTTAATCATTTCCCTCATGGGTGCAGCCTTGGGTTTGTCGTCGGCCTTGCTGTGGAGTCAACTCCAAGGACATCCAACTTATCTCCGCACTTTAGAATGGGCCGCAGCAGGCAATTTTCACCTGAGTATGGGCTATACCGTTGATAATCTCACAGCTTTAATGCTGGTGATTGTCACATCGGTAGCATTCCTAGTCATGGTTTATACCGATGGCTACATGGCTCATGACCCAGGCTACGTCAGATTTTATGCCTATCTGAGCTTGTTTGGCTCCTCAATGTTGGGTTTAGTAGTCAGCCCTAACCTAGTCCAGATTTATATTTTCTGGGAATTGGTGGGGATGTGTTCTTACCTACTGGTGGGCTTCTGGTACGATCGCAAATCAGCAGCAGATGCAGCCCAAAAAGCCTTTGTGACCAACCGTGTAGGTGACTTTGGGCTACTGCTGGGTATATTGGGGCTGTATTGGGCAACAGGCAGCTTCGAGTTCAACATAATGGGCGATCGCCTAGCCGAACTCGTACAGACAGGTTCTATCAGCAATTTCCTAGCTGTACTGTTTGCCATTTTGGTCTTCCTCGGCCCAGTGGCTAAATCTGCTCAATTTCCCCTCCATGTCTGGCTACCAGACGCGATGGAAGGCCCTACTCCCATTTCTGCCTTAATCCACGCGGCAACAATGGTGGCGGCTGGGGTTTTCCTCGTTGCCCGGATGTACCCAGTATTTGAACACGTTCCTGCCGCCATGAACGTGATTGCCTTTACAGGGGCATTTACGGCATTTTTGGGCGCTACCATTGCGATTACCCAAAACGACATCAAGAAAGGCTTGGCTTACTCCACCATCTCCCAGCTAGGTTACATGGTGATGGCAATGGGAGTAGGCGCTTACAGTGCAGGATTATTCCACCTCATGACCCACGCCTATTTCAAGGCGATGCTGTTCTTGGGTTCCGGTTCTGTAATTCATGGCATGGAAGCAGTTGTGGGTCACGACCCGGCTTTAGCGCAGGATATGCGCTTGATGGGCGGCTTGCGTAAGTATATGCCTGTAACTGGATTGACATTCTTGATTGGTTGCTTGGCAATTGCCGGGATTCCTCCCTTTGCTGGTTTCTGGTCAAAAGATGAAATTCTCGGTGCTGCGTATGCCTCTAATCCATTTCTGTGGTTTATTGGTTGGGTAACTGCTGGAATCACTGCTTTCTATATGTTTAGAATGTATTTCTCAACATTTGAAGGCAAATTCCGGGGTACTGACGAGAAAATCAAGAACAAGCTGCTAAAAGCTAAATCAACCCTTCTCGAAATAGATACGCCAGAACTCGCGCCAACTTTTGGCCCTGGAGCAATGAAGAAAGGCGAATTAGCTGCTACCGATGGTCATCATGATGGTCACGGTCATCACAGCAGTTCTCCCCATGAGTCGCCCTGGACTATGGCTTTACCGTTGGTAGTTTTGGCGATACCTTCAATTTTTATTGGTTTGGTAGGTACACCCTACAACAATTATTTTGAAAGGTTCATCTATTCGCCTACTGAAAGCCTGGCGGAAGTTGTAGAAAAAGCGGCTGAATTTGATCCCCATGAGTTTTACATCATGGCGGGTAGTTCAGTTGGTGTTTCCTTAATTGGGATTACCTTAGCTTCCTTGATGTATCTACTGCGGAAGATTGATCCGGCGGCGATCGCAGACAAAATCAAGCCACTCTACGAACTATCACTCAACAAGTGGTATTTCGATGACATTTACCATCGTGTATTTGTGCTTGGTTTACGCCGTCTTGCTAGACAAGTTATGGAAGTTGACTTCCGGGTAGTTGATGGTGCTGTTAACTTGACAGGCTTCTTCACCCTCGTCAGTGGTGAAGGTCTGAAATATCTGGAAAATGGTCGGGTTCAATTCTACGCCTTGATTGTATTTGGGGCGGTTTTGGGCTTAGTTATCTTTTTCGGTGTTACCTGATTTTTAATAGTAAGGGGTGGGCGCTTGTCTGCCCCTAAGTTTTTTTAAGAGTCTAAATTTAGACTCATTTTTTTTCTTAAAAATTTATTTACAAAGTAAAAATAAAATTCCGGTAGGGTGTGTTAGGCGCGTATGTCGAGATGATTTGTTATGAAAAACAGCATCTAAACGCCTAACGCACCTTTTATATGGCGGTTCTACTTACTGAATATTTATGTTATAAATGATTTTTCCTATCACAGTAATTCAATATTTAAGTCTTCGTTTGTATCATCGAGCGGCTTAAACACAATACTGATTTGAAAAATAAATGTGATCAATGGATAGAGAATATCCAAATACCAATAAGCTGTTTCTATCTTCAAGCCTAAAATCCAAAATAGAAAATATCAAAACTTCCCTTGAGAATAGTTTGACATAAAAATTTAGAGTTTAAATTTTATAAGAAATCAAAAATATGAATGAGGAATCTGGATTTTCAGTTAGTAAGCCCGTTAAGTTTTGGAACAAGAGTATTAATGCTGATTTTAAAGAATTATTTAAGTCTCTAGGTAAAGCTGGAATAGATGGCGTTTTAGGTAACTGGGCAGAGGTAGCTAAAGGTTTTTTAGAAGCTACAGCAGCACTTGGACTAGCAGATAAACTTGAAGAAATCGCTTGGTTATTGATTTATCGTTCTTTAACACAGGCACTATTTGATTTAGTAGAAGGTAACAAAGAGCTATTAATTCAACAACCAAATCCGAGCGATTTTGAATTATTATGTGACACACTCAACGAAACTTTAGAATCTAAAGAAGTACGTATTGATCAACAATTTTTTAGTAATCCCAAAAATTTATCTATCATTCAATATATACAAACAGCTTTAATTGATTGGCTAAAATATTTTATTGTTAACGAAAATCAAGCAACAACGATAAGTTATCGTCTGCCCACATATTTTATTTTCTCTCTACATAAAGAATGGTCAAAGCATCCAGACAAGTATGCTTGTTTAAAAGAAGAAATAAACACACCATTTACTAAAGCTGCTGAAAAAGAACAAGCATGGCAGCTTTATTTAGCATGGTTACAAAAGCAGGTAGAAGAACCTATATTTGATGAAGCATTTGGATTAAAACAAGTTTATGTCCCCCTACGCGCCTACTATCAGCGACGAATTGAAGCTAAAAGAGATGATGATTTAGCTTCGAGGGACAGAGATGATCATAACTATGAACGAATAGTTATTGATTTAGAACATGAATTAACAACTTGGTTAGAAAAAACTGATTATGATGATGCTATTCGAGTAATTAGTGGTGGGCCTGGTAGCGGTAAATCTTCCTTTGCTAAAATCTTTGCTGCTAATCAAGCTGAAAAAGAACAACCAGTATTATTCGTACCCTTACATCAATTTGAACCATCTGATGATTTAGTCGATGCTGTGGGTAAATTTGTTCGTGATGATGGGTTTCTTCGCTATAATCCACTAGAAAAAGATAAATCAGAACCAGAGTTATTAATTATCTTTGATGGTTTAGATGAATTAGCTATGCAAGGCAAAATTGCAAGTGAAACTGCTCAACAATTTATTCGGGAAGTACAGAGAAAAGTAGAGCGATTTAATGATCGTGGTGAAACTCGCTTAAAGGTATTAATTAGTGGTAGAGAATTGGTCATCCAAACCAATAGCAGCGACTTTCGCAAACCGCAACAAATTTTACATATTCTCCCCTATTTTGTGAATGAACAAGAGAGAAATAATTATATTGATAAGCAAAACTTGTTAGAGAAAGATCAAAGGCAGGATTGGTGGCAAAAATATGGCATGGCTAGTGGTCGGCAATATTCTGGTTTACCCGAAGAATTGAATAAAACAAATCTCACAGAAATTACTACCCAACCTTTGCTTAATTATTTAGTTGCTTTGAGTTATGTAAGAGGGAGAGTCGATTTTTCTCAAGAAGATAGTAACCTCAATCTTATTTATGAAGATTTGTTGAAAGCAGTATATGAGCGTGGTTGGGAACGACATAAGCATCGAACACTACAAGGCATTGAGGAGAAAGATTTCATCCGAATTTTAGAAGAAATTGCTCTTGCTTCCTGGCATGGAAATGGACGTACTACCACGGTGAGGGAAATTGAAACTCATTGTAACAGTGGTGGTTTAAAAAATCTGTTAGAAAATTTTCAAGAAGGAGCGAAATTAGGTGTAACTCGTCTTTTAGCTGCTTTTTATTTCCGTCAAAGTGGCACTAATATTCAAGGAGATAAAACTTTTGAATTTACTCATAAGAGTTTTGGTGAATATTTGACAGCGAAACGTATTGTTAGGGAAGTTAAACTTATCCATAAAAAACTGGAAGACCGCAAATATGATCCCGATGAAGGATGGGATGACAAAGATGCTTTAACGCGCTGGGCAATTCTTTGTGGTGCATCTCCTATGGATGAGTACATTTTTAAGTTTATACTTGATGAAGTACGTTTACAAAATATATCTGATGTGGGGAGATGGCAAGAGAATTTATCTCACCTGATTGGTGTTATGTTGCGTCACGGAATGCCAATGGAGCGGTTGAGTCCTAGACCTGATTTTCAGGAAGAAAACCAACAGGCTCGAAATGCAGAAGAAGCATTGTTAGTAGTCTTGAATGCTTGTGCGAGAGTAACAGAAAAAGTGTCAACAATTAAATGGGATTTTACAGATACTTTTGGAACATGGATTTCCAAAATTCAAGGACAAAGAATAGGCCCTGAAAATGCGCTCATCATGAGTTGTCTTAGCTTCTTAAATTTGTCAGAATGTATTTTGCATATAAAAGACTTTTATAGGGCGAATCTTGAAAATACAAATTGTTGTAATACAGGTCTTGTTTTTGCAAATTTTTGCTTTGCTAAATTGAGAAAAATAAATTTACAAAAGGCAGATATTCAAGAGGCAAATCTTCAACGGGCAAATCTTCAAGAGGCAAATCTTCAACGGGCAAATCTTCAAGGCGCAAATCTTCAACGGGCAAACCTTCAAGACGCAAATCTTCAAGGCGCAAATCTTCAATGGGCAAATCTTCAAGGCGCAAATCTTCAAGGCGCAAATCTTAAAGAAACAATACTTGAAGGTAAAGATTTAACACATTTGACTCATGATAAAGATTCAGACTCAAGTGATAGCAACTCTCAGCCTTAATGTCTCAATTAGCCAAAGTCTAACTCCCTTCCAGTCAAAGATTAATATAAATTTCCTTCTTTGCTTCTTTGCGACTTTGCGTGAGCATAAAAATTATTTTTTAATATCATCCCAAAGTTCTGAAACTGGGAAAGTTTATCCTACTTTTGCTTGTCTCACGGACTCTTGCAAATAAGCTAATATTTGTGGTTTAGGCTCTTGTTCATCAATTCAAGCTAAACTGCTAAATTCATCAGAGTTAACAGAACTTACCAACTGTTGCCAAAGTTCTATAGGCACAAGTACATCTGTTGTCTCTCCGTCTGCATTAGTAACATAACGAATCTGACTTTTCATTTGTGCCATCATCTCCTGTCATGCTTTTTTGACAACTACCCAATAGCATGATGTATTCTAGTAATGCCTGGGTTGTAATAGGCGATCGCATCAGTACAATTTTCCTTCAACAGCTTTCTTTAGAGATTATTTTTAAATTACATTTTGTAACAGGTATTTGACCTCGCTACAGAACCCGCCGTTTATAGAAATAGAGGGCTAAAAACCCTCGCTCGAAAATACCAATTTGATTAAATCAACCTAACAATAAATGCCAAATCGTCAAAAAGCTGCTAGTTAATAAGCTAGTGGCTTTTTGGCAAACATGAATTTAATAGCAGACGAATTGTGATGAATACAGCTAATTTCCCGTGGCTGACGACGATTATTTTATTCCCAATAGCCGCGTCGCTACTGACTCCCATTATTCCCGATAAGGACGGTAAAACCATCCGTTGGTACGCCCTTATCGTCGGGTTAATTGACTTCGCCCTGATTGTTTACGCATTTTCTACCCAATACGACTTCAACAATCCAAACTTGCAATTGGTGGAAAGTTACCCTTGGGTTCCACAATTGGATTTGAACTGGTCTGTGGGGGCAGATGGCTTGTCTATGCCCCTAATTCTTTTGACTGGGTTCATCACTACCCTAGCCACCTTAGCAGCCTGGCCTGTGACCTTAAAGCCCAGGCTATTTTACTTTTTACTGCTGGCTATGTATGGCGGTCAAATAGCAGTGTTTGCTGTACAGGATATGCTGCTGTTTTTCTTGGTGTGGGAATTGGAACTTATTCCCGTTTACCTGCTGCTGGCAATTTGGGGTGGTAAAAAGCGGCAATATGCAGCCACAAAGTTTATTTTGTATACGGCTGGCGGTTCGCTGTTTATTTTAATCGGCGCTTTGACAATGGCATTTTATGGCGATACAGTCACCTTTGATATGCGATCGCTTGCAGTCAAAGATTACGCCTTGAATTTCCAATTGTTAGTGTACGCTGGTTTCCTCGTTGCTTACGCTGTCAAGTTACCAATCATTCCCCTACACACTTGGCTACCAGATGCCCACGGTGAAGCTACAGCCCCCGTACACATGTTGCTGGCTGGTATTCTGCTGAAAATGGGTGGTTATGCCCTAATTCGCATGAATGCAGGCATATTACCTGATGCCCATGCTTTATTTGCACCTGTACTGGTGATTTTGGGTGTAGTGAATATTATCTACGCCGCCTTAACATCCTTTGCCCAGCGTAACCTGAAGCGGAAGATTGCCTACTCCTCAATTTCCCACATGGGATTCGTGGTCATTGGCTTTGCCTCCTTCACCGATTTAGGATTAAGTGGGGCAGTGTTACAAATGGTATCCCACGGCTTAATCGGGGCGAGTTTGTTCTTCCTTGTCGGTGCAACCTATGACCGTACACACACCTTGATGTTAGATGAAATGGGTGGTGTCGGTAAGCGGATGCAGAAGATTTTTGCTATGTTCACTACTTGTTCAATGGCTTCCTTAGCATTGCCAGGTATGAGTGGTTTCGTAGCAGAATTGATGATATTTGTCGGCTTTGCTACCAGCGATGCTTATAGCCCTACATTTAAGGTCATCGTGGTATTTTTAATGGCAGTTGGGGTGATTTTAACTCCCATTTACCTGCTGTCAATGTTGCGGGAAATATTCTACGGTCAAGAAAACGAAGAATTAGTTTCTCATCAAAAACTAATTGATGCCGAACCCCGCGAAGTCTTCATTATTGCTTGTTTGTTAGTCCCAATTATTGGTATTGGTTTCTATCCCAAACTGCTGACTCAGGTGTATGACTCTACAACAGTACAAATGACAGCAAGGTTGCGTGATTCTGTACCAACTTTGGCGCAGGAAAAACGTCAAGCAGCAGAAGTTTCTTTAAATACACCAGTAATTGGTAATTAACTGGTAGTTAATCATTTTTACCTATATTCTTGTAAGAGTGGGTTACACACCTGCTCTTTTTTACATATTTGTGTACGGAAACAGATTTTTCATAACAGCTACAACTAACTAAAAATAAATAAAATTTTTTATTAAAGTTAAGACAAACGAAAATTATACTTAGAGAATAGAACTTATGTTAAACTACAACCCGTTACACTGTTTACCATCGTCTGAAGAACTAACCGATTCTGATGATACGCCTGTGGATAATGAAATACAAGATTTAATTCCTAGTTTGCTGAAAGCTACGCTGGCTTTAGATTGGTCAGATCGTTGGGATTGGTACTTTGGTGTAGATATGGGTATATACTATGACCCAAATAAGCCAGCTATTGTACCAGATGGTTTTCTCAGCGTTGAGGTTAACCGTTTTATTGATGGAAATTTACGCCTGAGTTATGTACTCTGGGAAGAGAAAAAGCCCCCAGCTTTAGTTTTGGAAGTTGCTTCGCCAAAACATTTAGGAGAATATAGTACTAAGAAAGAATTGTACGCCAAAGAGCTAGGTGTTTTGTACTACGTTGTATACAATCCTTTTCGGCGTAAAAAATCACCTCTAGAAGTTTATCGATTAGAAAATGGGGAATATATCCTCATGTCAGGAAATCCCATTTGGCTACCAGAAATTGGTTTAGGAATTGGGCGAGAACGAGGGATTTATCAAGGTATAGCGCGGGAATGGTTGTACTGGTATAACGAGGAAGGGGAAAAGTTGCTTACCCCCGAAGAACGTATTGTAGAAGCAGAACAACTAGCAATGCAGGAAGCGCAGCGTCGTCTAGAAGCTGAAGCACAAGTGCAAGTATTGAGGGAACGGTTGAAATCTTTGGGTTATGAACCTGAAACCATAGTATAAAAAACTGCCAAAAATGTTAATTGGTTTGCTGATAAGGGAATTATGTAAATAAACTAACCCTTTCATAGTACATTCTCTGTGTGACGGACACTTTGCTCAAGTCGGCAGAGCCGCCCACGCAAGTGTCCTCCTCTGTGTCTCTGTGGTGAAAAACCTTTAAACACACAGGCTCAGAGAATTATATTTTTCGGTGAAAGGGCGAGTTCTCTAAATTTTTATCTTCAAACCAAGCATGGATGTAAAATTAGGATTCGGCTCTATCCCCAAGCCTCAATATGTTTTTGTTAGCAGAGAAACTGACCATTGTTGGTATATGCTCTCAGATGATGCTAAATCAATTCCTATTTATGACCGTGCTTTAACAGGCGTAATTACCGGAATTGAGGTTAATAAGAAAATTGAAACTTCTTATGGGGAAGCTGGAAAAACTGATTTGCATATATTAGCGGATAAACCTTATGTCATCCGTTCAGGTAGCGAGTCTTATTTTTCTAAAAGTTTATTACTAGCACTTGATGTCATTACATGGGAGCAGTTGCGTCATCCTTTAACTATTGCAGTAAGTCCTGGCGAGAAAACAATTGTTTTTTGTACAATTTATAATCCTGTTACTTACCGTTCTGTAGATATTAGTTGGGATGGACACAAGGAAATAGATTGGCAAGTTTTGGGACAAAAGGTTAGTCTGAAGATTAATGGGATTCAGAGTGTAAATCAAGTGTCTGAAAATAGAGATGTTTTTATTGCTCAAACTGACACGTATTTAGCTCAATTAAATTGGAGTCCAGAAAAGGGGAAGGAATTTTTACAGCAAAAATATGGTAAAAAATCGCGTCAACTTCTCTCTGATACTGAATTGGTGGAGTTTACTAATTATTTGCGATCGCAATTATCTAGGAGTTAGTTTTAAAACGCGGAGGAGCGCAGAGGTTAGCGCGGAGGTACGCGGAGGATTTACCCACTAAGGTTGTCTGTTGAGACTGGGTGTAAGGGTTTTGAAGACTTACACCCTTTACCCTTATACCCTTCTCATAGGTTTAGGTAGTTGTGAACGATGTTTAATATACGTTCGGCTGCGTGTCCGTCACCAAAAGGGTTTATGGCATTAGCCATTGTATTGTAAGCTACGGGATTACTTAGGAGTTCACTGGCAGCAGAGGCGATGGTTTGGCTGTCAGTACCAACGAGTTTGGCTGTACCTGCTGTAACGGCTTCTGGTCTTTCTGTGGTTTCCCTTAATACTAGTACTGGTTTACCCAGGCTTGGGGCTTCTTCTTGTAAGCCACCAGAATCAGTTAGTAAGAAATGCGATCGCCCAATCGCACCTACTAATTCACCATAATCTAGGGGTTCTGTTAAAAATACCCGTGGATGATTGCCTAATAATGCTTGCAGGGGTTCGCGGACTGTGGGGTTACGGTGTAAGGGTAAGAGTAAGGCTGTGTCAGGAAATTTATCTAATATTTGTAGGAAGCCTTGGGCGATAGCTTGTAGTGGTTCGCCCCAATTTTCCCGACGATGCACGGTAGCGAGTAGTACACGATATTCA
Above is a genomic segment from Nostoc sp. MS1 containing:
- a CDS encoding NnrU family protein, translating into MMLNPWLTPSHFVMLGLQLTFAIAHSGGAALRPWAEKYIGPRLYRIVFALVSLPLAVILIVYFFNHRYDGLRLWQVQEVPGVKEVVWLLSAISFLFLYPATFNLLEIAAIQKPQVHLYETGIIRITRHPQMVGQVIWCVAHTLWLGTSFTLVTSLGLILHHIFGVWHGDRRLSNRYGEAFEIVKQRTSIIPFAAVIDGRQSLKWQEFLRPAYLGVAIFVALLWWAHPLLLVATSRLDW
- a CDS encoding thioredoxin family protein, whose protein sequence is MVLSVSERTFTQEVLESPVPVLVNFEAPWCGLCRIIHPLLLQFQSQCGEQIKLVRINADENFKLSNTYRLKSLPTLLLIENGIVRHRLEGFRGRDDLRLALEEIKLSYTNRPKAYSSSKAADLECQTV
- a CDS encoding NAD(P)H-quinone oxidoreductase subunit 5; its protein translation is MEVIYEYAWLIPVLPLLGAMLVGVGLISFNQTTNRLRQLNAVLIISLMGAALGLSSALLWSQLQGHPTYLRTLEWAAAGNFHLSMGYTVDNLTALMLVIVTSVAFLVMVYTDGYMAHDPGYVRFYAYLSLFGSSMLGLVVSPNLVQIYIFWELVGMCSYLLVGFWYDRKSAADAAQKAFVTNRVGDFGLLLGILGLYWATGSFEFNIMGDRLAELVQTGSISNFLAVLFAILVFLGPVAKSAQFPLHVWLPDAMEGPTPISALIHAATMVAAGVFLVARMYPVFEHVPAAMNVIAFTGAFTAFLGATIAITQNDIKKGLAYSTISQLGYMVMAMGVGAYSAGLFHLMTHAYFKAMLFLGSGSVIHGMEAVVGHDPALAQDMRLMGGLRKYMPVTGLTFLIGCLAIAGIPPFAGFWSKDEILGAAYASNPFLWFIGWVTAGITAFYMFRMYFSTFEGKFRGTDEKIKNKLLKAKSTLLEIDTPELAPTFGPGAMKKGELAATDGHHDGHGHHSSSPHESPWTMALPLVVLAIPSIFIGLVGTPYNNYFERFIYSPTESLAEVVEKAAEFDPHEFYIMAGSSVGVSLIGITLASLMYLLRKIDPAAIADKIKPLYELSLNKWYFDDIYHRVFVLGLRRLARQVMEVDFRVVDGAVNLTGFFTLVSGEGLKYLENGRVQFYALIVFGAVLGLVIFFGVT
- the ndhD1 gene encoding photosynthetic/respiratory NAD(P)H-quinone oxidoreductase subunit D1, with the translated sequence MNTANFPWLTTIILFPIAASLLTPIIPDKDGKTIRWYALIVGLIDFALIVYAFSTQYDFNNPNLQLVESYPWVPQLDLNWSVGADGLSMPLILLTGFITTLATLAAWPVTLKPRLFYFLLLAMYGGQIAVFAVQDMLLFFLVWELELIPVYLLLAIWGGKKRQYAATKFILYTAGGSLFILIGALTMAFYGDTVTFDMRSLAVKDYALNFQLLVYAGFLVAYAVKLPIIPLHTWLPDAHGEATAPVHMLLAGILLKMGGYALIRMNAGILPDAHALFAPVLVILGVVNIIYAALTSFAQRNLKRKIAYSSISHMGFVVIGFASFTDLGLSGAVLQMVSHGLIGASLFFLVGATYDRTHTLMLDEMGGVGKRMQKIFAMFTTCSMASLALPGMSGFVAELMIFVGFATSDAYSPTFKVIVVFLMAVGVILTPIYLLSMLREIFYGQENEELVSHQKLIDAEPREVFIIACLLVPIIGIGFYPKLLTQVYDSTTVQMTARLRDSVPTLAQEKRQAAEVSLNTPVIGN
- a CDS encoding Uma2 family endonuclease, which gives rise to MLNYNPLHCLPSSEELTDSDDTPVDNEIQDLIPSLLKATLALDWSDRWDWYFGVDMGIYYDPNKPAIVPDGFLSVEVNRFIDGNLRLSYVLWEEKKPPALVLEVASPKHLGEYSTKKELYAKELGVLYYVVYNPFRRKKSPLEVYRLENGEYILMSGNPIWLPEIGLGIGRERGIYQGIAREWLYWYNEEGEKLLTPEERIVEAEQLAMQEAQRRLEAEAQVQVLRERLKSLGYEPETIV